One Candidatus Hydrogenedentota bacterium genomic region harbors:
- a CDS encoding polyprenyl synthetase family protein: MAGFDLATYIQERKIFVDQELERILPPEDHEPQAVFAAMRYGVLGGGKRLRPVMSLIVAEVNGYARTAVSDAACAVELVHAASLILDDLPSMDNAQTRRGQPCTHVVYGESTAILAAMDLISVAYRLVAMNAEQRDRPVAPAIAELSKAIGHEGIVRGQHADLALGGKRASLEQLTDIYAHKAAALFLAAVRIPARILGVEEAKVHALERYAESLGLAFQITDDLLDAGHAPEDAGRSTFTTHLGKDGAQRKVTELVKDAKAALDALGSEAMVLKALAEYVGKRKH, translated from the coding sequence ATGGCCGGATTTGACCTTGCCACCTACATCCAGGAGCGCAAGATATTCGTCGACCAGGAACTGGAGCGTATCCTGCCCCCGGAAGACCATGAGCCGCAGGCAGTCTTTGCCGCCATGCGGTACGGTGTCCTGGGCGGCGGCAAACGGTTGCGGCCAGTAATGTCGCTTATCGTGGCGGAGGTGAACGGATACGCGCGAACCGCGGTTTCCGATGCGGCGTGCGCTGTGGAACTGGTGCATGCCGCATCACTCATCCTTGACGATTTGCCGTCGATGGACAATGCGCAAACGCGCCGCGGGCAACCCTGCACTCACGTTGTCTATGGCGAATCCACGGCTATTCTCGCCGCCATGGACCTCATTTCCGTAGCTTACCGCCTCGTTGCCATGAACGCGGAACAGCGTGACCGGCCTGTCGCTCCGGCGATTGCGGAGTTGTCGAAGGCGATCGGTCACGAGGGGATCGTGCGAGGACAACACGCGGACCTTGCATTGGGCGGGAAACGAGCGTCCCTGGAGCAGCTGACGGATATTTACGCGCACAAGGCGGCTGCGCTGTTTCTGGCGGCTGTACGTATCCCCGCAAGGATTCTGGGGGTCGAGGAGGCCAAGGTCCATGCCCTCGAACGCTACGCTGAGAGCCTCGGGCTCGCGTTCCAGATTACCGACGATCTCCTTGATGCCGGTCACGCTCCCGAAGATGCAGGCCGCAGCACGTTCACAACGCACCTGGGGAAAGATGGGGCGCAAAGAAAAGTCACCGAACTGGTCAAAGACGCCAAGGCGGCATTGGATGCCTTGGGTTCCGAAGCCATGGTATTGAAAGCACTTGCAGAGTATGTCGGAAAACGAAAGCACTAG
- a CDS encoding glycosyltransferase family 2 protein, producing MPKPLVYVLVINWNGREHLADCFDSLLAGTYRNCRFVLVDNNSSDDSIAFVKGGYDDPRIEVLPLPENIGWSEGNNRGIERALDAGADYVFLLNNDTSTAPDAIEKLVSAAEAKPECGALAPKMVLFSAPHLLNSLGIECSIIGSSWDIGVGRLDGPKWNVPRKVLGVCGGAMFLRCATLRRAGLLPDFQIYLDDLDLCLRIWNAGFEIWNCPEAVVRHKFSATMGTGKRLRQKYYLNTRNRMRVVMRNFPATQMHRVIPRMLLGEAKSVGRGFLDGDHWKLWAHAKSWGSSLAYLPEAWRARKQYGASARFWEQVKRNTLFFRGVELPENGWYAEREVRGEAVRPMSKSATMDWKGGQLRITLVNCYSSLGEAEVEVFAGGQVIARLATARRTEEVVTAPQGPVEFRAKRIFDADDTGELCDYGGWMRLEPLDDARCCVYTDEPEIGKAHGRI from the coding sequence ATGCCGAAACCGCTTGTATACGTGCTTGTCATTAACTGGAACGGCCGCGAACATCTCGCGGACTGTTTTGATTCGCTGCTTGCCGGCACGTACCGGAATTGCCGGTTCGTGCTGGTCGATAACAACAGCAGCGACGATTCAATCGCATTTGTTAAGGGCGGGTACGACGATCCGCGCATCGAGGTGTTGCCGCTTCCGGAGAACATCGGGTGGTCGGAGGGCAACAACCGGGGCATCGAGCGCGCTCTCGATGCGGGGGCCGACTACGTCTTCCTCTTGAACAACGATACATCCACCGCACCGGATGCCATCGAGAAGCTCGTGAGTGCCGCGGAAGCGAAGCCGGAGTGCGGCGCCCTCGCGCCGAAAATGGTGTTGTTCAGCGCTCCGCATCTGCTTAATTCGCTCGGTATCGAATGCTCGATCATCGGCTCGTCGTGGGATATAGGCGTAGGGCGTCTCGACGGACCCAAGTGGAACGTGCCCCGGAAAGTCCTCGGCGTTTGCGGCGGCGCGATGTTCCTTCGCTGCGCAACGCTGCGCCGGGCGGGACTTCTGCCGGATTTCCAGATCTATCTCGATGATCTCGATCTGTGCCTCCGTATCTGGAATGCGGGATTCGAAATCTGGAACTGTCCCGAGGCGGTCGTTCGGCATAAATTCAGCGCCACCATGGGCACAGGCAAACGGCTTCGACAGAAATACTACCTGAACACGCGCAACCGCATGCGGGTAGTGATGCGAAACTTCCCGGCCACACAAATGCACCGGGTCATCCCCAGGATGTTGTTGGGCGAAGCGAAATCCGTGGGCCGCGGCTTCTTGGACGGCGATCACTGGAAACTATGGGCGCACGCCAAGTCGTGGGGCTCGAGTCTGGCGTATCTGCCTGAGGCCTGGCGAGCGAGAAAGCAGTATGGCGCGAGCGCCCGCTTCTGGGAACAAGTCAAACGCAACACGCTGTTTTTCCGCGGCGTCGAGCTGCCGGAAAATGGTTGGTATGCGGAGCGGGAAGTGCGGGGCGAAGCGGTCCGTCCCATGTCGAAGTCGGCCACGATGGACTGGAAAGGGGGTCAGTTGCGGATTACCCTCGTCAATTGCTATTCTTCGTTGGGCGAGGCGGAAGTCGAAGTCTTTGCTGGGGGCCAAGTTATCGCACGACTGGCTACAGCGCGCCGCACGGAAGAAGTCGTGACCGCTCCCCAGGGGCCTGTCGAGTTCCGCGCCAAACGCATTTTCGACGCGGACGACACCGGCGAACTGTGCGATTACGGCGGATGGATGCGTCTCGAACCTCTTGATGATGCACGCTGCTGCGTATACACGGACGAACCCGAGATAGGAAAAGCGCATGGCCGGATTTGA
- a CDS encoding DUF1559 domain-containing protein, translating into MQPQRRSDSNTCLIVGVILGAVAVFMIFVMGILAAILLPALARAREAARRASCQNNLKQMGIVFKMYSNEDPGQYWPPLSNVDGTFMFEPDPVCPDYLTDLQILSCPSDADVAMPGVIDDHSYYYLGYALNSEDEFLAFLESYPAFIAGGADFNQDLPAPSGRGSFGGDMFLRLREGVCEEAGVQPGGVPVMFDAATTTAGPLTMFNHIPGGSNVLYMDGRVEFVKYPGKFPLTPRILEALGRLDQ; encoded by the coding sequence ATGCAGCCGCAGCGCCGGTCGGATTCCAACACCTGTCTTATTGTCGGCGTGATTCTGGGCGCAGTGGCCGTTTTCATGATCTTTGTGATGGGCATTCTTGCGGCAATTCTGCTCCCTGCTCTGGCGCGCGCCCGTGAAGCGGCCCGGAGAGCTTCCTGCCAGAACAATCTCAAACAGATGGGCATCGTCTTCAAGATGTATTCGAACGAGGATCCCGGGCAGTATTGGCCCCCGCTCAGCAACGTGGATGGCACGTTCATGTTCGAGCCGGACCCCGTGTGTCCCGATTACCTGACCGACCTCCAAATTCTCTCATGCCCGAGCGATGCGGACGTTGCCATGCCCGGTGTTATCGACGACCACAGTTATTACTATCTCGGGTACGCGTTGAATTCCGAAGATGAGTTCCTGGCGTTTCTCGAGAGTTACCCGGCGTTCATCGCCGGCGGAGCGGATTTCAACCAGGACCTCCCCGCGCCGTCCGGACGCGGCTCTTTCGGGGGCGACATGTTTCTGCGGCTCCGTGAGGGTGTCTGCGAGGAGGCGGGCGTACAGCCCGGCGGCGTGCCTGTGATGTTTGACGCCGCCACCACCACGGCCGGCCCACTCACTATGTTCAATCATATCCCGGGAGGCTCGAACGTGCTCTATATGGACGGCCGTGTCGAGTTCGTGAAATATCCGGGCAAGT